The Sediminispirochaeta smaragdinae DSM 11293 genome has a segment encoding these proteins:
- a CDS encoding response regulator, whose protein sequence is MAKRVLLIDESTLFRNYLKEKLESHGVEVLVGVNGLDGWVKMRNELPDLVVMDYYLSRKGCIEILKEKKTNRNIEHIPVIMLAPKIDRGHVLELAGMNVKKIFSKPVKMEGLLETISLLIGQSIEMDKSPCVVEAHFNEDILFIEIARGLNAEKVELLGYKIVELLELYDVVVPKVLLMMSSVELPEDHIFKLKRLLDVIFQYAQPNPRLIKILTANDRIKSYVQGSTDYQDISVFSSLEDAMDELVGLKADSIAHDEVAQKKLLTSSKPKKEMDESIQLRYDAGERIKDDEEREPRGVFASEATVAIVDDDFIIQELVKTVFSETNWNLKVYGDGKDFLLDEPNQNFDLVFLDLMMPKVNGFQVLEYLKTKKLDIPVIVFSALSKKETIVKAVGFGIKSYLIKPLKPEQLLKKATEVLSTSF, encoded by the coding sequence ATGGCAAAACGGGTACTTCTTATTGATGAATCGACACTTTTTCGAAACTATCTGAAAGAAAAATTAGAAAGCCACGGGGTAGAAGTTCTTGTCGGTGTCAATGGACTTGATGGTTGGGTGAAAATGCGAAACGAACTACCCGACCTTGTCGTCATGGATTACTATCTTTCTCGAAAAGGGTGCATTGAGATTCTAAAAGAGAAGAAAACAAACCGGAACATAGAGCATATTCCGGTTATCATGCTTGCCCCCAAAATCGACCGAGGGCATGTGCTTGAGCTTGCCGGTATGAACGTGAAAAAGATCTTTTCAAAACCGGTCAAAATGGAAGGCTTACTGGAGACCATCAGTTTGCTTATCGGACAGAGCATAGAGATGGACAAAAGCCCCTGTGTGGTCGAGGCCCACTTCAACGAAGATATTCTGTTTATTGAGATTGCCAGAGGGCTCAATGCGGAAAAGGTTGAATTGCTCGGATATAAGATTGTCGAGCTGCTTGAATTGTATGATGTCGTCGTTCCCAAGGTCCTGCTCATGATGTCGAGTGTGGAACTTCCCGAGGATCATATCTTTAAACTTAAACGGCTTCTCGATGTTATTTTTCAATATGCACAGCCCAATCCCCGGCTTATAAAGATCCTGACGGCTAACGATCGGATAAAGAGCTATGTTCAAGGTTCTACCGATTATCAGGATATTTCGGTCTTTTCCAGTCTTGAAGATGCAATGGACGAACTGGTCGGCCTTAAGGCCGATTCCATTGCCCATGACGAGGTTGCCCAGAAAAAATTGCTTACCAGCAGTAAACCCAAAAAAGAGATGGATGAATCGATTCAGCTTCGCTACGACGCCGGAGAGCGTATAAAGGACGATGAAGAAAGGGAACCAAGGGGCGTTTTTGCGAGTGAAGCAACGGTCGCAATCGTTGATGATGATTTCATTATTCAGGAGTTGGTAAAGACTGTTTTTTCCGAGACTAATTGGAACCTCAAGGTGTACGGAGACGGCAAAGACTTTTTGCTTGACGAACCAAATCAGAACTTCGATCTGGTCTTTCTTGATCTTATGATGCCGAAGGTGAATGGTTTTCAAGTATTGGAATATTTGAAAACAAAAAAGCTTGATATACCGGTCATCGTCTTTTCGGCCCTCTCAAAAAAAGAGACCATTGTTAAGGCTGTCGGTTTTGGGATTAAGAGTTATTTGATTAAACCCTTGAAGCCCGAGCAGCTGTTGAAAAAAGCGACGGAAGTGCTGAGCACTTCATTTTAG
- a CDS encoding adenosine-specific kinase, translating to MDLTLKAVDLSWEDGCNIIVGQSHFIKTIEDIPEILATSVPGIQYGLAFCEASGPCLIRTEGTDSDLIDQAVACAQKVAAGHTFFLILRNCYPINVLDRIKACPEVVHLFAATANELQLVVASTDQGNGIIGAIDGFAPKGVESDSDKADRKSLLRTIGYKLG from the coding sequence ATGGATCTTACACTCAAGGCGGTTGATCTCTCCTGGGAGGATGGATGCAACATTATTGTCGGACAGAGTCATTTCATCAAGACGATCGAGGATATCCCCGAGATTCTTGCCACGTCCGTACCCGGTATTCAGTACGGCCTTGCCTTCTGTGAGGCCAGTGGTCCCTGTCTGATACGGACCGAGGGGACCGATTCCGATCTCATAGATCAGGCTGTCGCTTGTGCTCAAAAGGTCGCCGCCGGTCATACCTTTTTCCTTATTTTGCGAAACTGTTATCCCATCAATGTACTTGACCGAATCAAGGCCTGTCCCGAGGTTGTTCACCTTTTTGCGGCTACCGCTAATGAGCTCCAACTGGTGGTTGCCTCAACCGATCAGGGGAACGGAATCATTGGTGCCATCGACGGTTTTGCTCCAAAGGGTGTGGAGAGCGACAGCGACAAGGCTGATCGAAAATCCTTGTTAAGGACCATCGGCTACAAATTAGGTTGA
- the pheT gene encoding phenylalanine--tRNA ligase subunit beta — protein sequence MPKIELYADALYGFAGKRYTEQGLEEVFPCAKAELDGSDPDEGILKVELNDTNRPDLWSTAGLGRQLCCYETGKLPSYSFFSTDDKPQDYGDRIVEVDPAIKETRPFIVAFAIFGKGVDEATLKDLIQTQEKLCWNFGRKRKSIAMGVYRSDLFAYPIRYKAVDPDTTKFVPLQEEREMSLRQILNEHPKGKEFGHIVAADRLFPFIVDKDEKVLSFPPIINSAEIGAVKIGDGHLFVELTGTVMEDLALTASIVACDLADAGYTILPVKVVYPYDTPFGREVVFPRYFQQPIQAKVSYIQKLLGEDLSAQECIEALSRMGVAASSDSSEDPVLTVRVPEYRNDFLHPADVAEDVMIGRGVATFPPVFPSDYTIGRLSAEEHFARRIKDIMVGLGYQEMMYNYLGSRKDYIEKMHVEGKEYIRIANPMTENYEYVRASILPNMLESESVSGNAVYPHKIFETGKIARLDETDNSGTVTKNCLGFLISDREAGFNDALSHISAIFYYIAKEYDLRELDDPRFISGRCARIFSDGKELGLFGEIHPVVLESWGIQMPCAGGEIDLDLLLAAKGEA from the coding sequence ATGCCAAAGATTGAACTATACGCCGACGCCCTCTATGGTTTCGCCGGAAAACGCTATACAGAACAGGGCCTTGAAGAGGTTTTTCCCTGTGCCAAGGCCGAACTCGACGGAAGCGACCCCGATGAAGGGATCCTGAAGGTCGAATTGAACGACACCAACCGTCCCGACCTTTGGTCTACCGCAGGGCTGGGACGCCAGCTTTGTTGTTATGAAACAGGAAAACTTCCCAGCTATTCCTTTTTTTCCACCGATGACAAGCCGCAGGACTATGGCGACAGGATCGTTGAAGTGGATCCCGCCATCAAAGAAACGCGCCCCTTTATCGTAGCTTTTGCCATTTTCGGTAAGGGGGTGGATGAGGCGACCCTCAAGGATCTGATTCAGACCCAGGAAAAGCTCTGCTGGAACTTCGGACGAAAGAGAAAATCCATTGCCATGGGGGTCTATCGCAGCGATCTTTTCGCCTATCCGATTCGCTATAAGGCAGTCGATCCGGATACAACCAAATTTGTTCCCCTTCAGGAAGAACGGGAGATGAGTCTTCGGCAAATTCTCAACGAGCACCCCAAGGGAAAGGAGTTCGGCCATATTGTCGCCGCCGATCGTCTCTTCCCCTTTATTGTGGATAAGGACGAAAAGGTACTCAGTTTCCCTCCTATCATCAACAGCGCAGAGATCGGTGCCGTAAAGATCGGTGACGGCCACCTCTTTGTCGAACTGACCGGGACCGTTATGGAGGACCTTGCTTTGACGGCCTCGATCGTCGCCTGTGACCTTGCCGATGCCGGTTATACGATCCTGCCGGTCAAGGTAGTCTATCCCTACGATACCCCCTTCGGCCGCGAGGTGGTCTTTCCCCGCTATTTCCAGCAGCCGATCCAGGCTAAGGTTTCTTATATTCAAAAGCTTCTCGGTGAAGACCTTTCGGCACAGGAGTGCATCGAAGCCCTTTCCCGTATGGGCGTTGCAGCTTCCTCCGACAGTTCCGAGGATCCCGTGCTGACGGTTCGTGTCCCTGAGTATCGCAACGATTTTCTTCATCCTGCGGATGTTGCAGAAGATGTCATGATTGGGCGGGGGGTCGCGACCTTCCCTCCCGTGTTTCCTTCCGACTATACCATCGGCCGTCTTTCTGCCGAGGAGCATTTTGCCCGCAGAATAAAGGATATCATGGTCGGGCTTGGTTATCAGGAAATGATGTACAACTATCTTGGCAGCCGGAAAGACTATATCGAAAAGATGCATGTAGAGGGAAAAGAGTATATTCGTATCGCGAACCCTATGACCGAGAACTACGAATATGTTCGTGCCTCTATCCTTCCAAATATGCTGGAATCGGAATCGGTGAGCGGAAATGCCGTATATCCCCACAAAATCTTTGAAACGGGAAAAATTGCACGGCTTGACGAAACGGATAATTCGGGGACGGTTACCAAGAATTGCCTCGGCTTTCTCATCAGCGACCGAGAGGCGGGGTTCAACGATGCACTGAGCCACATCTCCGCAATCTTCTACTACATTGCCAAGGAGTACGACCTCAGGGAACTGGACGATCCCCGGTTTATTTCAGGCCGCTGTGCTCGAATCTTCAGTGACGGGAAGGAGCTTGGACTGTTTGGGGAAATTCATCCTGTGGTGCTCGAAAGCTGGGGAATTCAGATGCCCTGTGCCGGGGGCGAAATAGATCTTGATCTGCTTTTAGCGGCAAAAGGAGAAGCGTAA
- the pheS gene encoding phenylalanine--tRNA ligase subunit alpha has product MDIDVKSLHPLEIRLLRSVRFGEDISADGIVRELNYKLGQCNQAFSWLSSRGFIEESSRTARTFFEITDLGRSFAAEGTPEERIFTLLTKEGAKTMPDIASSLSLENRDVGSAFGQLSKEGVLRMGEGKRVELVADGPSARMGQIRKLLESGAKEERLEERSLSKEQLEVMKGISKKRGAAAAPFRVSEREEVLYRLTELGAEAKKVIEAEGLTGEEIGSVTPELLSSGKWKNVDFREYSLNTTPTRVLLGRRNPYSEYLQWVKDKLISLGFEEFDGPLVETEFWNGDALFMPQFHSARDIHDVYYVAEPERAREIEQPYLDQVAATHENGWKSGSRGWGYTFDRDFTRRLILRSQGTVLSAKQLPKAKIPGKYFGIVRCFRYDQVDATHGADFYQTEGIMLGEDVNLRTLLGLLKMFAEEVAGAEEVKYVPGYFPFTEPSIEVHIKHPRLGWFELGGSGIFRPEVTKALGVDVPVLAWGLGIDRMALMNLGLNDLRELFTANIENVRLRRRK; this is encoded by the coding sequence ATGGACATTGATGTGAAGAGTCTCCACCCTCTGGAGATCAGGTTGCTACGATCTGTCCGGTTCGGCGAGGATATTTCCGCCGACGGGATCGTACGGGAACTCAACTACAAACTGGGACAATGTAATCAGGCCTTTAGCTGGCTTTCCAGCCGCGGTTTTATCGAAGAGTCGAGCCGCACCGCAAGGACTTTTTTTGAAATAACCGATCTCGGCCGCAGTTTTGCCGCCGAAGGGACCCCTGAAGAACGGATTTTTACCCTTCTGACGAAGGAAGGTGCAAAAACCATGCCCGACATTGCCTCATCGCTGTCTCTTGAAAACAGGGATGTCGGTTCCGCCTTTGGCCAGTTGAGCAAGGAAGGGGTCCTGCGCATGGGCGAAGGCAAGCGGGTCGAGCTTGTAGCCGACGGGCCTTCGGCCAGAATGGGGCAGATACGGAAGCTGCTGGAGAGCGGGGCAAAAGAGGAACGCCTGGAAGAGCGTTCACTTTCGAAAGAGCAGTTGGAGGTAATGAAGGGGATCAGTAAAAAGCGGGGTGCTGCAGCGGCTCCCTTCAGGGTCAGCGAACGCGAAGAGGTGCTCTACCGGCTGACGGAGCTCGGTGCCGAAGCAAAGAAGGTCATCGAAGCCGAAGGACTCACCGGTGAGGAAATCGGTTCGGTGACACCTGAACTTCTCTCCTCAGGAAAGTGGAAGAATGTCGACTTCCGCGAATATAGCCTCAACACGACACCGACGCGTGTCTTGCTCGGTCGAAGAAACCCCTATTCGGAGTACCTTCAGTGGGTCAAGGATAAGCTTATCAGTCTCGGCTTTGAAGAGTTTGATGGTCCTCTGGTTGAGACCGAATTCTGGAACGGTGATGCCCTCTTTATGCCTCAGTTTCACAGCGCCAGGGATATCCATGATGTCTACTATGTTGCCGAGCCCGAACGGGCCCGTGAAATAGAACAGCCCTATCTGGATCAGGTTGCGGCAACCCATGAAAACGGATGGAAGAGCGGCAGCCGCGGCTGGGGCTACACCTTTGACCGGGATTTTACCCGTCGGCTGATTCTCAGAAGCCAGGGAACGGTTCTCTCTGCGAAACAGCTTCCCAAGGCGAAGATTCCCGGAAAATACTTCGGCATTGTTCGTTGTTTCCGCTACGATCAGGTCGATGCGACCCATGGTGCCGATTTCTATCAAACCGAAGGGATCATGCTTGGTGAAGATGTTAATTTGCGCACCCTCCTCGGGCTTTTGAAGATGTTTGCCGAAGAGGTAGCCGGGGCCGAAGAGGTCAAGTATGTTCCGGGATACTTTCCTTTCACCGAACCCTCAATCGAGGTTCACATTAAACATCCTCGGCTTGGTTGGTTTGAGCTTGGAGGAAGCGGTATCTTCCGTCCCGAGGTGACGAAAGCCTTGGGTGTCGATGTTCCGGTCCTTGCATGGGGGCTTGGGATTGATCGTATGGCCCTCATGAATCTGGGGCTCAACGATCTTCGGGAGCTTTTTACCGCAAATATTGAGAATGTACGGCTTAGGAGGAGAAAATAG
- a CDS encoding M24 family metallopeptidase, whose translation MIRPRCDISILSSRRQAEIWNDTLAFRLEHLLSRLMEREGFDAWIVAAREYNEGPLLPTFLPEPMMTARRLTILLFLRKEDGSLERLSFSPPYPELAPYYRPAWSKASGIDQWDALAGVLQKSSPSRIGINVSQEFAFGDGLSVGLFRRLEAALEKAGGIALVHALASAESLAVAWLETRTAPELERYGKIVALAHRIIDEAFSPALVHPGVTSTDDIAWWIRERIETLGLSAWFMPTVDLQRRGSEDPQRSGLVIQGGDLLHCDVGLRYLGLCTDTQKLAYVLKEGESCAPEGILSLVKEGNRLQDLLTDRFVAGRSGNEILLSTLKAAEDAGMEATVYTHPIGFHGHGAGPTIGLYNQQETIPVKGDYPLYNDTCYAIELNAALPIAEWEGQKAYAFLEQTAAFTGGKVVYFDGRQTEPILV comes from the coding sequence ATGATACGTCCGAGATGTGATATTTCAATTCTTTCTTCCCGTCGGCAGGCTGAAATCTGGAATGATACCCTTGCCTTTCGGCTTGAACATCTTCTTTCCCGTTTGATGGAGCGGGAGGGCTTTGACGCGTGGATCGTTGCTGCCCGGGAGTATAACGAAGGCCCTCTGTTGCCGACCTTCCTTCCCGAACCTATGATGACGGCCAGGCGTCTGACCATACTCTTATTCCTCCGAAAAGAGGATGGTAGCCTCGAGCGGCTCTCCTTCTCTCCTCCTTATCCGGAACTGGCCCCCTATTATCGCCCTGCCTGGTCGAAGGCCTCGGGTATCGATCAGTGGGATGCCCTTGCCGGGGTATTGCAAAAGAGCTCTCCGTCTCGAATCGGAATCAATGTCTCCCAGGAGTTCGCTTTTGGCGACGGCCTTTCGGTCGGACTTTTTCGTCGACTTGAGGCGGCCCTGGAGAAGGCCGGTGGTATTGCATTGGTTCATGCCCTTGCCAGTGCCGAATCGCTTGCCGTCGCTTGGCTGGAAACTCGCACCGCTCCTGAGCTTGAGCGTTACGGAAAAATTGTTGCTCTTGCCCACCGCATTATCGATGAAGCCTTCAGTCCTGCCCTTGTTCACCCCGGCGTCACATCCACAGACGATATCGCCTGGTGGATAAGGGAGCGTATCGAAACCCTCGGGCTTTCTGCCTGGTTTATGCCTACCGTTGATCTTCAGCGACGGGGTTCGGAGGATCCCCAACGTTCGGGGCTTGTCATCCAAGGTGGAGATCTTCTCCATTGTGATGTAGGACTGCGTTATCTGGGGCTCTGCACCGATACCCAGAAGTTGGCCTACGTTCTTAAAGAGGGGGAATCCTGTGCACCGGAAGGGATCCTCAGCCTCGTCAAAGAGGGAAACAGGCTCCAGGATCTCCTTACCGATCGCTTTGTTGCGGGTAGAAGCGGTAATGAAATCCTTCTCTCGACCCTGAAAGCGGCAGAGGACGCAGGTATGGAGGCGACGGTATACACCCATCCCATAGGATTTCACGGCCATGGAGCCGGCCCCACCATCGGGCTCTATAATCAGCAGGAGACCATCCCTGTTAAGGGAGATTACCCGCTTTATAACGACACCTGTTATGCGATCGAGCTGAATGCCGCCCTGCCGATAGCCGAGTGGGAAGGTCAAAAAGCCTATGCCTTTCTCGAACAGACCGCTGCCTTTACCGGAGGAAAAGTGGTCTATTTCGACGGAAGGCAAACCGAGCCTATCCTGGTCTAA
- a CDS encoding amidohydrolase, with product MRTLYHTIDILLTPNEMLHNSSILVDDTNIAAVGKAAEQEPTDLKVDCSGKLAMPALKNGHAHSAMTLLRGFADDMKLYPWLNEKIWPTEAKLTGEDVYHGVRLACLEMIKSGTIFCNDMYFFLPEAWRAYREMGIKAAVGSAIIDFSDPKKAEEARRQILEEVDRFGPKGNEADERKRVSLAIAPHAIYTVGADTLQWCAERAKQENIPFHIHLAESEKEVANCLAQTGKRPVAYLDELGVLDTNCIAAHGIWVDEEDLDILAARGVTMVHNPASNMKTSAGSCFPYQEYRRRGIPLMIGTDGCASNNALDLFSDGRLAGLLQKHHFGDPTLLPAEEIVALITGGAATHDEKIGPFGNLGAEIRAGAPADIIFLDLTAPRMAPLHNPISNIAYAADGACVDTVMCDGSVLMAGGKVPGEEAIVAAAAEAATALVGRN from the coding sequence ATGAGAACACTGTACCATACCATTGATATTTTACTCACACCCAATGAGATGCTCCACAATAGTTCCATTCTTGTCGACGACACGAACATAGCTGCCGTCGGAAAAGCTGCGGAACAGGAGCCCACGGATCTGAAGGTCGATTGCAGCGGTAAACTTGCCATGCCTGCCCTGAAAAACGGTCATGCGCATTCTGCAATGACTCTCCTTCGCGGCTTTGCAGACGACATGAAACTCTATCCCTGGCTCAATGAGAAAATTTGGCCGACAGAGGCAAAACTTACCGGCGAAGATGTCTATCACGGGGTCCGCCTTGCCTGTCTGGAAATGATAAAGAGCGGAACAATCTTCTGCAATGATATGTACTTTTTCCTGCCGGAAGCGTGGCGGGCCTATCGGGAGATGGGAATAAAAGCGGCCGTGGGATCGGCAATCATCGATTTCTCCGATCCGAAAAAAGCCGAAGAAGCCCGTCGGCAAATCTTAGAAGAAGTCGACCGTTTTGGCCCCAAAGGCAACGAGGCCGATGAACGAAAGCGGGTCTCTCTGGCCATTGCACCCCACGCCATCTACACTGTCGGGGCCGACACCCTGCAATGGTGTGCAGAAAGAGCAAAGCAGGAGAATATTCCTTTTCACATCCATTTGGCGGAAAGCGAAAAAGAGGTCGCCAACTGCCTTGCCCAAACCGGTAAGCGGCCTGTCGCCTATCTCGACGAGCTTGGGGTACTCGATACAAACTGCATTGCCGCCCATGGGATTTGGGTAGATGAAGAGGACCTTGATATTCTCGCAGCCAGGGGTGTCACCATGGTGCACAATCCTGCAAGCAACATGAAAACATCGGCAGGTTCATGCTTTCCTTATCAGGAGTATCGGAGGCGCGGGATTCCCCTTATGATCGGAACCGACGGCTGTGCCAGCAACAATGCCCTCGACCTTTTCTCGGACGGCCGCCTTGCAGGGTTACTGCAGAAACATCACTTCGGAGACCCGACCCTCTTACCGGCCGAGGAGATAGTTGCTTTGATCACCGGGGGCGCGGCAACGCACGACGAGAAGATCGGCCCCTTCGGAAACCTGGGAGCCGAGATTCGTGCAGGGGCACCGGCAGATATCATTTTCCTCGATCTCACCGCTCCCCGAATGGCACCATTACACAATCCTATCAGCAATATCGCTTATGCAGCCGACGGAGCTTGCGTCGATACGGTCATGTGCGACGGATCGGTTCTTATGGCGGGAGGGAAAGTCCCCGGAGAAGAGGCCATCGTAGCCGCAGCGGCCGAAGCCGCTACAGCCCTTGTAGGTCGAAACTGA
- a CDS encoding purine-nucleoside phosphorylase yields the protein MSERLAAAQKAVELILSKIGTPPEIGLILGSGLGVLGDEIERPVIIDYKDIPGFPVSTVPGHAGRLVVGELEGRRVLVMQGRFHFYEGYGFDQVTFPVLAMKVMGIENLLVTNAAGGVNMAFHPADLMLITDHIKFFVDSPLRGKNVDELGPRFNDMSEAYSRKLRDLAKRVAAEKGIDLREGVYAFMGGPSFETPAEIRMLRTLGADAVGMSTVPEVITAAHAGMKVLGISCISNMAAGILPQPLNHKEVMETGELVKEKFLSLVRAIIRIWP from the coding sequence ATGAGCGAAAGATTAGCGGCAGCCCAAAAAGCCGTGGAACTCATTCTTTCCAAGATCGGTACTCCTCCCGAAATTGGTCTGATTCTTGGTTCGGGGCTTGGGGTTCTTGGAGATGAAATTGAACGACCCGTTATAATTGATTACAAGGATATACCCGGATTCCCCGTATCGACGGTTCCCGGCCATGCCGGTCGTCTTGTCGTTGGTGAATTGGAGGGGCGTCGGGTTTTGGTGATGCAGGGACGCTTCCATTTTTACGAGGGATACGGCTTCGACCAGGTCACCTTTCCGGTCCTTGCGATGAAGGTCATGGGTATTGAGAACCTTCTGGTGACCAATGCCGCAGGCGGGGTCAATATGGCTTTTCATCCCGCAGACCTTATGCTGATCACCGACCACATAAAATTCTTCGTCGACAGTCCGTTGCGGGGAAAAAATGTTGACGAGCTTGGACCCCGTTTCAACGACATGAGCGAGGCCTATTCCCGTAAGCTGCGGGACCTTGCCAAAAGGGTTGCCGCAGAGAAGGGCATCGATCTTCGGGAAGGGGTTTATGCCTTTATGGGAGGGCCCAGCTTTGAAACTCCCGCGGAGATTCGCATGCTCAGAACCCTCGGAGCCGATGCCGTGGGTATGTCCACCGTTCCCGAGGTTATTACCGCGGCCCATGCAGGGATGAAGGTGCTCGGCATCAGCTGTATCAGCAATATGGCGGCGGGAATCCTTCCTCAGCCCCTGAACCATAAAGAGGTGATGGAGACCGGAGAGCTTGTAAAAGAAAAGTTCCTTAGCCTCGTCCGCGCTATCATCCGGATCTGGCCATAA
- a CDS encoding BMP family lipoprotein, producing MKKSFQMLAIGIALFLSVGMVFAGGQQDNAAAGDSGQLIAAMATDVGGLGDKSFNDGAYEGLTRGEALGFEARVVESKQQTDYVPNLAGLAEDGASIVFAVGYLMEQAVKEAAVQNPNTYFAGIDIGTSEGDPENFLGILYKEQESGYLAGVVAGLMTKQYASASPKLNDKNVVGVVLGMFIPAVEKYEVGFIQGVKSVNPDCKVLSVTTGSFVDQAKGKEAALAMIDQGADIVFHAAGLTGLGAIQAAKERGVLAIGVDVDQSSVAPDTVLTSAVKKIPESVYIALEEVKDGTFQGGTKVFGIEEDATGISPFNQFNDVVPQEVKDAVAKAIGDMKAGKVKIATTRAELGL from the coding sequence ATGAAAAAGAGCTTTCAAATGCTTGCAATCGGTATTGCACTGTTTCTTTCCGTCGGTATGGTATTTGCCGGTGGTCAGCAAGACAACGCGGCTGCTGGAGATAGTGGACAGCTGATTGCGGCTATGGCCACCGATGTTGGAGGCCTCGGTGATAAATCTTTCAACGATGGAGCCTACGAAGGCCTGACGAGAGGTGAGGCTCTCGGCTTTGAAGCCCGAGTTGTTGAATCAAAGCAGCAGACCGACTATGTGCCAAATCTTGCCGGTCTTGCCGAAGATGGTGCTAGTATTGTGTTTGCCGTTGGTTATCTGATGGAACAGGCCGTCAAAGAGGCAGCTGTCCAGAATCCGAATACCTACTTTGCCGGAATCGATATCGGTACTAGCGAGGGTGACCCCGAAAACTTCCTCGGTATCCTCTATAAAGAGCAGGAGTCCGGTTACCTCGCAGGTGTTGTTGCTGGTCTTATGACAAAGCAGTACGCTTCAGCCTCTCCGAAGCTGAACGACAAAAACGTTGTCGGTGTTGTGCTTGGGATGTTTATCCCTGCCGTAGAGAAGTATGAAGTCGGTTTTATCCAGGGAGTGAAGTCGGTCAACCCCGATTGTAAGGTTCTTTCTGTTACCACCGGTTCCTTTGTGGACCAGGCTAAGGGAAAAGAGGCTGCCCTTGCAATGATCGATCAGGGTGCCGATATTGTTTTCCATGCTGCAGGACTTACCGGTCTCGGTGCTATCCAGGCGGCAAAAGAGCGGGGCGTCCTTGCCATCGGTGTTGATGTTGATCAGAGTTCTGTGGCTCCCGATACCGTTCTTACCAGTGCCGTTAAGAAAATCCCCGAGTCCGTCTATATTGCCCTCGAAGAGGTAAAGGACGGAACCTTTCAGGGCGGAACAAAGGTCTTCGGTATCGAAGAGGACGCTACTGGAATCAGCCCTTTCAACCAGTTCAACGATGTCGTTCCTCAGGAAGTGAAAGATGCCGTTGCCAAGGCCATCGGGGATATGAAGGCCGGAAAGGTCAAGATTGCGACCACCCGTGCCGAACTGGGCCTTTAA
- a CDS encoding ABC transporter permease — protein sequence MLAIFNTDLLVAMIRLSTPITLAAIGATICERSGIVNIAMEGIMIVGAFFATVVAYYTGSPWLGLLAGVLAGGLYSMIHAVATVTFHLEHVVSGAVLNVLAFGITRYFMVLFFGHPGTTDPIPKGLGEYQFAIPLLSKIPVLGPALFNQTPIVYMSFVLVILFTWFLKKTKVGLHIRAAGEHPLALETIGVSVYKMRYLGVLISGLTSGLAGAFLSIENGVSFTEGMSNGKGFIALAAMISGSWNPVGAFLASLFFGFADALQIRFQVFKLLPIPEELFIIFPYLATVIAVAGLVRKSRSPKADGEDFMIEKTGE from the coding sequence ATGCTTGCAATATTTAACACCGATCTTCTTGTTGCGATGATACGCCTTTCTACGCCGATTACCCTGGCAGCCATCGGGGCAACCATTTGCGAACGGTCGGGGATCGTCAATATCGCCATGGAAGGCATCATGATCGTCGGTGCCTTTTTTGCAACGGTTGTCGCCTATTATACCGGTAGTCCTTGGCTGGGACTTCTTGCCGGTGTGCTTGCCGGCGGTCTTTACAGCATGATTCACGCGGTGGCGACGGTTACGTTTCACCTGGAACATGTGGTTTCCGGTGCCGTTCTCAATGTACTTGCCTTCGGCATTACCCGCTATTTCATGGTCCTTTTTTTCGGTCATCCCGGGACCACCGACCCGATACCCAAAGGGCTTGGCGAATACCAGTTCGCCATTCCCCTTTTGTCCAAGATCCCCGTATTGGGGCCTGCGCTTTTCAACCAGACGCCCATCGTCTATATGAGTTTCGTTCTCGTCATTCTTTTCACCTGGTTTCTGAAGAAGACGAAGGTCGGATTGCATATTCGGGCTGCAGGAGAACATCCCCTTGCCCTTGAGACCATCGGTGTCTCGGTCTATAAGATGCGTTATCTCGGCGTGCTTATTTCCGGTCTCACTTCCGGGCTTGCCGGTGCCTTTCTTTCCATTGAAAACGGGGTTTCCTTCACCGAGGGAATGAGCAACGGAAAGGGATTTATCGCTCTTGCTGCCATGATTTCCGGCAGCTGGAATCCCGTTGGGGCTTTCCTTGCTTCGCTCTTTTTCGGTTTTGCCGATGCGCTTCAAATTCGATTTCAGGTTTTCAAGCTTTTGCCGATTCCCGAAGAGCTTTTCATTATCTTTCCCTATCTTGCGACGGTCATCGCCGTTGCCGGGCTGGTGAGGAAAAGCCGATCTCCGAAAGCTGACGGAGAGGATTTTATGATCGAGAAGACGGGAGAGTGA